The DNA segment AAGATTTGacaaaaatatcttgtgtgagtcgccactttcaataaaaatgtccttactggattgcaaccacagATAACTCATATCTGAAGGTTCGACATGTAAGGGCTCCTAGTAGGGCAGCAAATAAATATGCGAGATAAAATATGCGtgtgaaagagcattgacaccatgttCAAAAAAGTCAGtcatacgctaacggactcatgagtccattcaCTCACACGCACTGAgtctcagatagagccgtgagtcttagTTGTCCGActaagaaaaatttcagtgattgTGAGTCCGAGTAAGCTCTGAGGGCATAATAcagtatatttcatgagtgagcctgagtgagctccacagtttttgccgacctatgccaatGTCACAATAAGTTCTGCGaacgctgagaaaaaaaaaagggtttgcTTGCTGGAATCTGTATATTAAAGACAACGATTGGCATTCGTCTAAGTGATGCTAAGCATAGAGCTTCATTGTATTTTATTGATTTATTAAAAACAATGATGTCACGTATATGAAGTTATGATTACGACATCCCTCGGAACATTGTTGCAGGACGGCAAGGTAGCCGCGTATTTAATTCTTCTTCGTACCGTTCGGTGGGGCCTCGAACAACCCAACGGCAGGCGCAATCCGCGACCACCAAAACGAGTGTTACCGTTACACTTGGAAAAGCCAGGATTTTCGTGATTTGCAGAACACCATGTGTATATCGGCTTAACATGTTACCCTACAGAGAGCATTCGTTCCACTATCACGAGATATTCTCAACTTTGCCTTGAGTGAAGGCGTTCTCATTTTCCATTTCTATTGTGTCACATGtggaacgcattcatatggttcagatatatttaCGATCTGTAAACGTCGATTTCTCGGCCCAGTAGTCGAGCAACCGCCTTTTAACATGACTCCATCGGTACAAAACCTAGCACCGCCCACTGAATGATTTCCTTGTAGCTCTTCCCCTTGAGTGACATATGGACAGATGGACATAACAGGTTTGTCCTTGAGTCGGCATAGAACTGACCgggcttttaaaaaaaaaacacagaaaagcaCTAATTggctttctttaacgtgcacctaaatctacgtacacgggcctcaaacattttcgactgcatcgaaaatgtggccgccgaagccgggatttcgatcccgcgaccttcgcttCCGCAGTCGaccactataaccactagacccatCCGCCCCTTACGGGTCGTCGTTGTATACCCTCTAAAAGAGCAACATTTCACTCAATTTAATCTCTCGGCCAGCCTGAACaactaaaggggccctgcaacactttttcagcacggtccGAAAACACTGCCGATGTGTACTCGAGGCTCGTGAGAACCCGAGAGCCAGGCATTACCCctatgaaaatgactgttgattttaCATTGGCGGAGTATGATGGAATTAATGGaattattgactttattgatcgtcaatgattccgcaatactcattgacttgcttcaatacttcgtcaacaacatttctgttgagcagttcgcaataaaaatgacattgactcatttctatcgaaataccattgagggaatatttcctcaataatatttctgttgagcatattgcaataaaaatttcattgactcattccTATCGAAATGCCACTGAGGACGTAATTTgtaaacaatatttctcttgagcactttgcaataaaagtttcattgacgcaattattttgaaatacaattgagCAAATATTTCATCAGTGTTTCTGTCGAGTAGTttgcaataaaaatgtcattgacgcagTGTGTGGAAGTATCATCGAGGCGTTACTCACTGTCGATTGAGCTGTCGCGCGACTTAAGTTGTTCGCGCGCCACTAACCCCTGCTAAGCCCCATTTATTTCACTTGGTGCAATCGATGCCTCCTAAATGTTAATACTGTAGGTCAgtccaacacacacacgcacacgcacacacgcacatacatacatacatacatacatacatacatacatacatacatacatacatacatacatacatacatacatacatacatacatacatacatacatacatacatacaaacgcacgcacgcacacacacacgcgcgcgcgcgcgcgcgggcgcgcgGGCCGGTTTTGACTCTGACGAAGGCTCTGCCACTGCCAAAACGTTCGCAAACTAGTATAATGCACGCAGttttcgtaagtacgccctttcatttctccaaccatatgtgcaccggacctacagaacttcctcgcgCCCTTACTTTTGAAACTCCACGTTTTTTTTGTGAACATTCTTCGCAGTTCTCTCTTCTTGACCGATTCTTTATTGTAAAACCATGGCCGGTCTGGAGGCGTTCGctcgctccgcccccccccccccggttacgCTGGTCGTGTGCGTGTCGATCGTTCTCATTGTTATTTACCACTAATGTCTTATTTACCCATCCGAGAACAATTTTTGTGTAACGCATCGCAACTTCtaaattttgtcttgtatttatagatggcacttttaacgaacactgtaactcacaaaagaaactaaaATAACTGCAAGGACTGTATGTCCTTTCCGCCTTCGTTTCTCCATTACCAGGGACAACTTATGTCATGGAATACTGCAAATCGCAATGTCGAGGCGCGACAACGGTCACGCTGAACACACGAAAACAGCCTTTTTCAAGACATAAATAGCTGAATTCAGTGCAGTATTGTTGCTTAtgttactattcagtatacacaGTACGCTGGCTTTCTTTTCGTATATAAACGAACTTGCTCAGAAACGATGTTTGTTAAACTACTGTTTTGTCGGTTAGCTGTCGCCCTTCAATAAATAACCATTTTCTCCTCATTTTATTATGACTACGCACAATGTACTTCtgaatagtgtttaaatgggcaATTTCAATGTGATATTAACTTGCTTACATGCCCCACTTAGAATATATCAGTTAGGGCTAACAAAGTACATCCATAAGAATgaagctgcagctgaatcacactaaAGGCGAAGCATTGATGGTGCTATTggttcgttgctcaatacgaagaggTATTAAGTAGTACAGTGAACACTTGCTGTGAAAAGGCCCCGATTTTccacgtgcttttgttttgcacacgcacggacgAGCACATTTAGCCAGCTTTAAggacagcagctgttacttttaACTGAAATTAAAACGCaccactcgtgtacagatgctATATATTTTTAAACAGCGAAAGCGCTGTAGTAGTACCTATTAAGAACCGACCAGACGCGGTTGACGCATTGCGGCCGCCTGATTGTACAATGCACTACAGGCGCGCGTCCGAGAAAGAAGTGGTCAACAatgcatggcctccgatattgcgcacTAGTGCAATATCAGAGGCCATGAGAAGGGAGGTGCAGTAGACGAACGGGAGAGAGCGCTGCCGCAACTCAGTTCAaggattcaaatcgcccgctgagcgagagccaatcagttcaaaccagagAACGCACACGCGCAGTCACTCCACAGAACACGTGACGTTCAGGCTGGttccatagagaaagaaaaagatggttggttgatccctccgtcatcggaatcggtataacacaaaagtgaagcgTGCCGtcgcagaagtagtttattgtttatagtgcattggtatatgagagcttgcacaatgtctactgttgtttggcagattaGCACCGCTTgttgtggacgcatcgcactcacggtgacgcctagtggcacatcccattaccgacgacaaacgcccatgatcatgatttaacccttgcggcagctgaagttcttaacatatacgtggattccgtatatggtgaatcccgcgcaaagatggcatcaacaagcacataatatacactaatgctcgatatacactccttcaaagcgtcttgAAATGcgggagaaacgctacgcgcgtttctTCTCACAGGgagagcagggaacgcggtgcgacagtcaggcgagcatcggagagctatttgtcgatatggatggatgctatgagcgaggcttgcgctaaagccgccacctcacggtgtgttaaagcgttgacgaaattaaacttgtattggaaacgcgccgaatgggacggtcgttgcaacgccgtgagtttttttttgtgcatctttttcgagcctggtggcacagatgtcaccgccccgttataaaggggacgctcatggcatccatcttTCCAAGGtgactgtgagaggcaagtgtgaaagataaaaggcgcgttcttgTCGCCTCCGTATGCCACcatagcctccgtaatgtgtttggcggtagctcagttggctaaacgctcgccagccatcatcgcggaccgagaggtcatgggttcgatccccgTCAGCGGAACTTTTCCTCAttgtctttttctttgccatctgatggcatttatttttctgacgtacttccgtgacggaaatacgtcatgaaagtcttggtggaccccggcataaaacactttcgcgttaaaaaaaaagttaagagaggacactccgcgaaatctgccCTCAGGAAGTGCGTCACGGCTACGTAACGagctagtgctctcaccaaacgccagaggacgcaagcatCAACAATCCAACacaattgtttttacaaaataataattatacgcccaaatctggcatgttctttatacataaaaacaatttattcaacacacctTACGTGGTTATTTTTCTTCAGCCATACTGTCAAAAACACCATCTACCCAGCGACAAGCCCATACAAGCTCATGTATGTGGTGGGAAATCGTTGCGcgttcaatcggacgaacacaggaaggaaagcCCAaggtaaacggaaagagcgcgaactatcaactggctttagTCGTTTGGTCGCTGCATGTAAATCCACTCTTTTTTTCCCCGTCCCAAATAAATCGAAAGAAGGAGggaagaaaagaggaggaaacacATGACAATGATACCTCATGTCAAAAaagtttgcgctctttccgtttacctTGGcctttccttcctgtgttcgtccgattaaATGCacaacgattcccaccacagaCATGCacaaactcgcccagcaagaagttcttctaaaaacTCATGTATGACAGCGGGAAGCTTTCGtcaacgtcggctgcgtcggtgttttcttgtgtgagacaacaggtgaggcacgttttcaagcgaagcttgtagaatGGCATGTTGTTGTTGGCTCATTCATTCAGaaaaaaggttacaactgcgcgaataagacaccgtGTAaggaacatagaaacacgcacacacacgttgcgCTTCGTGGTTGTGCGTGTTTGTTTCTTACGtggcgtcttattcgcgcagttttaacctttttctgaagcttGTGCAGGACGGCGAGGTACGctaaaaaagcgccaggcctgcgcggaaagcgcagcatagtcacagcgaaagctcgaagagcggcatttctagagcccgttataaactctcttgtggttactaatacaagtacactagcaacgtaatcagtacgctacaaatcataatttttgtgaagttgggaagcacccaccacgacattactcgtaattctgcggagaagcgaggtaccaaatgtgtagtttcttgatgcgacggctgatgacgatgaggaataaTGACTGCGcattttgtaatgagttggaagctttaaagggcccactAGTTGcataattcgcactgtgtgactcccggtcgttatttcacacttccaccacgctttataacatacgctaacgtgactgttgaaaatagaatagtgggttatagtcttgggggtagggacagggaggaaacgaagaagagaacgaaggggatttcggagctagcccttgcacagtaaagatgtctatgaccacgggtcctcgttatttacatatttttggtgccgtgaaacccgggaactGGTCAGTGCTGGACAACGATGTCTTCgaccgagcgtcttcggaaggtgcgtggaactgtcagggccagcgtctcccggaatattacgctcctgacaggacTGCTGCAGGACCCCGACACCGAGGCGCGTGAGGTCAATAGGCAAGTCGCCGTTTTAGGCCGTTTTAAAGACGAaagaagctgagctccgccagCTAGACAAGGACATTCTCGATATCACGGAAGACGAGGCTATTGAAGGAGAAGTCGAGGGCGCAAACGACTACCACGAGAAGATTCTGTACGCGATTGCTGATGCGCTGTTCTTCCTGTCACAGCCTCAACAGGCGACCGGTCTCAGCGGCCTGTCTAGGAGTGAACCCAATGACGAACGGGTAGCAGCCACCCAGAGCAACATCGGATCTGCTGGGGCGCCGCCAGGACCCGTCAGTACGCCACGCTACCGGTCGGTCGCGCTTCCGACGCTTCAGGTCCCGACGTATGCCGGAGATTTACGTCAGTGGCAAGAATTCTGCGACCATTATAGCGCCACAATTCACGAGATCTCCGAATTGCCGCCCATCGAGAAATTTAAGTATTTGCTGCATACCTGACGGGAGCGGCCAAGCGAGCTATCGAAGGCATCAGGCTGGCTGATAACAACTATGAAATTGCCGTGACAACACTGAAAGAGCGCTTCGGTCGACAGGAATTACTAgtcaacgagcacatcgaccagcTTCTTGCATTGTCGCCCGTGAGGAGTTCCAAGGAAGTGGAGGAGCTTCGGGTGCTGCATGACACCGTGCGTTTCCGCGTAAGTGCGCTCGAAGGTCTTGGTGTACCACCTGAGCAGTACACTGTGGTGCTGCATCGGGTGCTAATGAGGTGCTTGCCAGAAGACTTGGCGATAATGTACCAACAGAAGAAGAAGCAGGAGAGCACGCGCGGTACTACTGCATCAGCAGAGCCCACACCACCTGAAGCGAGAACGCACAAGGCGACCAACATTTTAGCGTTCCTGAAAATCCAGGTTGAAGTGCGTGAAGAAGGGAAGCGAGAAGCGGCTTCATCGTATACGCACAACTCGATCACGGTACCTGGTGACATGAGCTCGCCGACAAGATCTTCACAGGGCATTCCGTCGGCATCCGCGCTAGCGGCGACGGAATCCCTACAGCGGCGCAAGCCTTGTGTACTGTGCGACAGCCGAGGTCGCAGCCTGGCAGAGTGCACGGTCGACTTATCCGCCGACGAGAAACGGGCCAGGTTGCTTAACGCTCGGTGCTGTTACAAGTGCGGAATGCGCAATCATGTCGCACGGTTTTGCAGAGTCTCCCTGAGCCTTACGTGCAACAAGTGCCAAAGCCGACACCTAACGGTTCTTTGCGAGCTGTCACGAGCCGTCACCACGACCGCTGCTCCTGCACCAACAGTACCGAGCGGCTCGTCCGGCTCTGCCTCACGGACGGTAACTACGGCGTCAACTGGCGCTACAGAAGCCAAGTCGGTGCTGCTTCAGACGGGCCGTGTTTGGGCTGACAGCGGACCGCGACAGCTCCTGGTGCGTGTGATGCTtgacagcggcagccagcgttcaTTCATCCGCACCGACGTGGCCAAGAGATTGCAGTGTAAAGTCATTGGCACGGAAGAGCTCTCACTGGTAACGTTTGGAAATGCCAAGCCACAGAATCATTTACGTTGTCGATGCGTCTCTGTCACGCTGCGTGGACGATTTAACAGCAGCACCGTCACATTGGAAGCACTGGAAGTCCCCGAAGTGTGCACCGTGACAAGTCCACCGCTGAACATTGAAGTGCTCGAGCTGTTGAGCGCCCGGAGGTATGATGCTGCGGACATGTTTGACCCGGAAACTTGGCACCCAGAGGACGTCAGCATATTAAGTGGCTCGGACGcttattggaaggtcgccactGGAAAGATTGATCGCCTCAACGAGCAACTCACTGCCGTGGAAACGTCGTTCGGGTGGACTGTGCAGGGCAGTAGCTCGCACTACGAAGCTAGAGCAACGAGTGCACTTTTCTTATCGGCTGGTGGTTCTCATCAAGAGTGCGATGAATCGGCTATGTGGCGCCTCGACACTATTGGTAGTGAAACCCGGTGGTCAAGTACTGTAAAAGACAACCCTGACCTCGACATATTTGAGCACTGTCTGAGCAAGCAAGCTGGTCGTTACCAAGTGCCCCTGATGATGCAGGAGCCTGGCATACCGGCCGGTAGTGACAACAGACAGCTTGCAGCACGTCGACTAAATATGCAGCTGAACCGATTCAGAGAACATCCCGACATGCTGAAACAACACGACGAAGCCATTACTGCTTATTTCGAGGATGGTCATGCCGAAAGAGTTGATCAAGAGCAAATTCCAGGCCCTAACATTTATTACATGCCGCATCATGCTGTCATCCGCCGCGATGCAGTGACCACCAAGCTCCGGGTGGTTTTTGACGCGTCGTCTCATGTCGTCGGAAAACCGTGCCTGAATGACGTTTTATCGAAAGGGGTGAAGCTTGGTGTTGACATCGTGCAACTATTGCTATCCTTTCGTTGCTACCCAGTGATTCTTGTGGCAGACATCAAGAAAGCCTATCTGCAAATGCTCATTCGTCCAGAAGACCGCGATTTGCTACGCTTTCTATGGGTTCAGCAACTGCCAACCAAGGAAGAGCCCAGCCCACCCATTGCCGCATGGCGGATGACTAGCGTCCCTTTCGGAGCAGCATCAAGTCCCTTTCTGCTTGCCGCCACGATTCGCCATCATTTAGCGTCGTGTCGGGAAAAATTTCTTTTAAGTGGATGACCTCATCCTTGGGGTGTCCACGGCGGAACAAGCCATTGCTGTATACCAGGAAACACGCGCCATATTCGCTGATGCCTGCATGGGGTTACGGAAATGGGCATCGAACTCCGACCTGCTAAAGCAACAGTTTATCCAAGATAACGTGGCCATTGAGACTGAAGCAGGAGATGACCATTTCGTGAAGGTTTTGGGCGTGCTGTGGGAGCGTAAAGGCGATACCATCGCATTGACAGTGCGCAACACAGCCTCCTTCGCCGCAAACAGACCGGCCACCAAGCGCACGATCCTTCAAACCGTAGCCAGCGTTTACGATCCGCTTGGTTATCTCTCCCCATTCACCGTGAAAGGGAAGCTAATTTTCCAGGACCTGTGGAAGCGGAAGCACTCCTGGGATGACACGCTGCCAGATGAAGTACAAGCTGCATGGAACGCGTGGTGCACCGAGTTGCCAGATGTCCAGGCACAGGTTCCTCGCTACGTGTTTCTGCACGACTGCAGCGTAGAGCTGGCATTTCAACTGCACATATTTACTGATGCCAGTCCTAAGGCTTATGGTGCGTGTATCTACGTTCGTGCGCTTTCTGCCGACGGGGCATGCGTCACACGATTGCTCATCAGCCGAAGTCGCGTCGCTCCGCTCAAGAGGATGTCCCTGCCTCGACTGGAGCTGATCGCCTGCG comes from the Rhipicephalus sanguineus isolate Rsan-2018 chromosome 6, BIME_Rsan_1.4, whole genome shotgun sequence genome and includes:
- the LOC119397132 gene encoding uncharacterized protein LOC119397132, producing MSSTERLRKAVLKTKEAELRQLDKDILDITEDEAIEGEVEGANDYHEKILYAIADALFFLSQPQQATGLSGLSRSEPNDERVAATQSNIGSAGAPPGPVSTPRYRSVALPTLQVPTYAGDLLFAAYLTGAAKRAIEGIRLADNNYEIAVTTLKERFGRQELLVNEHIDQLLALSPVRSSKEVEELRVLHDTVRFRVSALEGLGVPPEQYTVVLHRVLMRCLPEDLAIMYQQKKKQESTRGTTASAEPTPPEARTHKATNILAFLKIQVEVREEGKREAASSYTHNSITVPGDMSSPTRSSQGIPSASALAATESLQRRKPCVLCDSRGRSLAECTVDLSADEKRARLLNARCCYKCGMRNHVARFCRVSLSLTCNKCQSRHLTVLCELSRAVTTTAAPAPTVPSGSSGSASRTVTTASTGATEAKSVLLQTGRVWADSGPRQLLVRVMLDSGSQRSFIRTDVAKRLQCKVIGTEELSLVTFGNAKPQNHLRCRCVSVTLRGRFNSSTVTLEALEVPEVCTVTSPPLNIEVLELLSARRYDAADMFDPETWHPEDVSILSGSDAYWKVATGKIDRLNEQLTAVETSFGWTVQGSSSHYEARATSALFLSAGGSHQECDESAMWRLDTIGSETRWSSTVKDNPDLDIFEHCLSKQAGRYQVPLMMQEPGIPAVDDLILGVSTAEQAIAVYQETRAIFADACMGLRKWASNSDLLKQQFIQDNVAIETEAGDDHFVKVLGVLWERKGDTIALTVRNTASFAANRPATKRTILQTVASVYDPLGYLSPFTVKGKLIFQDLWKRKHSWDDTLPDEVQAAWNAWCTELPDVQAQVPRYVFLHDCSVELAFQLHIFTDASPKAYGALYDVILGNVKGVRAADDPAAAGGGLSETTADGTKGDCRSRD